In Lotus japonicus ecotype B-129 chromosome 5, LjGifu_v1.2, one genomic interval encodes:
- the LOC130716692 gene encoding metacaspase-4-like, with protein sequence MIDLILSKMKKRDKKNKKEAVLIGLNHPDSKINDAIDIKGQLLRMKDQLIKLRGFSEENITLFIDDEDEAIYVKPTEINIRLKLCSLVDTAERGDVLFVHLIGYGCSDGLILTSDKQHIPDGFFRAILMIAVRQGYHLTFVSDA encoded by the exons atgaTCGATCTGATACTAtcgaagatgaagaagagggaTAAGAAGAACAAGAAGGAGGCTGTGTTGATTGGATTGAATCACCCAGACTCCAAGATCAACGACGCCATTGATATCAAAGGCCAGTTACTGAGGATGAAAGATCAACTCATCAAACTGCGAGGGTTTTCAGAGGAGAACATCACTCTCTTCATTGACGATGAAGACGAAGCGATCTACGTCAAGCCCACTGAGATCAACATACGCCTCAAGCTTTGCTCGCTGGTTGACACTGCTGAGCGAGGTGATGTCCTCTTCGTCCATCTCATTGGCTATGGCTGTTCTGATGGATTAATTCTTACATCTGATAAACAACACATCCCAG ATGGTTTTTTCAGGGCGATTCTTATGATAGCAGTCAGACAGGGTTATCATCTGACATTTGTATCTGATGCCTGA
- the LOC130717665 gene encoding metacaspase-4-like: MDLMELSKKRKAEMDQQKSQKKKKAKMDLRKSQKKKKKAKMDLKRSLKMMKEKAKMDLLILAEEAERDLISNKRRKISPENMDLITSSEKKKEKKAVLIGLKHPDPQMNDIDVKEQILRMKDLLINHRGFSEDNITLMIQDEQHEDHENQPTEINIRVKLCRLVDRADPGDILFVHLIAYGCSDGVIITSDQDHIPDSYFRALIWNAGKKGCDLTFVSDCLIAPHKCTCPITPFVSATYEEMDMFLKSLIPENYHLFPRIDYGMLVSTNLSSVDEDDKKTTQDDDVGHGSSRIVLLTPFQRDQNAATTTTTTQEEALEEEEEVEEEEEALEEEEVPFDQNASNQEIEEEDSFDQSAAVTDQEKEEEEEEVEEEQVPFDQMAATNQEEEEEDSFDQNAAVTDQEKEEEEKGVEEEQVPFDQNAATNQEEEEEEEEDGEFEPAILCDLTRKEKEHYLKTGSIVFFSDSEEENQLSSEKGSFTMNDSYVSELFFPPPKGTTTSPDHTSYGAFTKALLDVIEDAIQETDGWVTNLDLAKKAMSKLGEMPGLSCNRHQHANASFVC; this comes from the exons ATGGATCTGATGGAATTGTCAAAGAAGAGGAAGGCTGAGATGGATCAGCAAAAAtcgcagaagaagaagaaggctaagATGGATCTGAGAAAAtcgcagaagaagaagaagaaggctaagATGGATCTGAAAAGATCgctgaagatgatgaaggagaaAGCTAAGATGGATTTGCTAATATTGGCGGAGGAGGCTGAGAGGGATCTGATATCGAACAAGAGGAGGAAGATATCGCCGGAGAATATGGATCTGATAACATCCAGCGAgaaaaagaaggagaagaaggctGTGTTGATTGGATTGAAGCACCCGGATCCGCAGATGAATGATATTGATGTGAAAGAACAGATATTGAGGATGAAAGATTTGCTGATAAATCATCGTGGGTTTTCAGAGGATAACATCACTCTCATGATTCAGGACGAACAACACGAAGACCACGAGAACCAGCCCACTGAGATCAACATACGAGTGAAGCTATGCAGGCTGGTAGACCGTGCTGATCCAGGTGACATCCTCTTCGTCCACCTCATTGCCTATGGCTGTTCTGATGGCGTTATTATTACTTCTGATCAAGATCACATCCCAG ATTCTTATTTCCGGGCACTGATATGGAATGCGGGTAAAAAGGGTTGTGATCTGACATTTGTATCTGATTGCCTAATTGCACCTCATAAGTGTACCTGTCCTATAACCCCATTTGTTTCTGCCACTTATGAGGAAATGGATATGTTCTTAAAGAGTTTGATACCGGAAAACTATCACTTATTTCCTCGTATAGACTATGGAATGTTGGTATCCACCAATTTATCATCTGTTGATGAGGATGACAAGAAAACTACTCAAGATGATGATGTTGGTCATGGTTCTTCACGTATAGTTCTGTTGACGCCTTTTCAACGTGATCAGaatgccgccaccaccaccaccaccacccaggAAGAAGCattagaagaagaggaagaagtagaagaagaggaagaagcattagaagaggaagaagtTCCCTTTGATCAAAATGCCAGCAACCAGGAAATAGAGGAAGAAGACTCCTTTGATCAAAGCGCCGCCGTCACCGATCAGgaaaaggaggaagaagaagaggaagtagAAGAGGAACAAGTTCCGTTTGATCAAATGGCTGCCACCAaccaggaagaagaggaagaagactcCTTTGATCAAAATGCCGCCGTCACCGACCAGgaaaaggaggaagaagaaaagggaGTAGAAGAGGAACAAGTTCCGTTTGATCAAAACGCTGCCACCAaccaggaagaagaggaagaagaggaggaagatggGGAATTTGAACCCGCAATATTATGTGACTTAACCAGGAAGGAGAAAGAACATTATTTAAAAACTGGTTCAATAGtgtttttttccgattccgaagAGGAAAACCAACTTTCCTCTGAAAAGGGTTCATTTACCATGAATGACTCTTATGTATCTGAGTTATTCTTCCCCCCACCAAAGGGAACCACCACTTCTCCTGACCACACATCATATGGGGCTTTTACCAAAGCCTTACTCGATGTAATTGAAGATGCAATTCAAGAGACTGATGGTTGGGTTACAAACTTGGATCTTGCTAAAAAAGCTATGAGTAAACTTGGAGAAATGCCTGGACTCTCTTGCAATCGCCACCAACATGCTAATGCTTCTTTTGTGTGCTGA